One part of the Sebastes fasciatus isolate fSebFas1 chromosome 8, fSebFas1.pri, whole genome shotgun sequence genome encodes these proteins:
- the adora1b gene encoding adenosine receptor A1b: MPGSLLSTQTLYILMEVVIALASVIGNVMVVWAVKINKSLRDNTFCFIVSLALADIAVGALVIPLAITISIGLQTHFYSCLLVACTVLVLTQSSILALLAIAIDRYLRVKIPTRYKRVVTPRRAGVAVVICWTVAFIVGLTPMLGWNNLKRLQQNGSIDSDLIITCQFENVISMDYMVYFNFFGWVLPPLLVMLVIYAEIFYVIHKQLNNKKFTTSHADPNKYYDKELNLAKSLALVLFLFAVSWLPLHIINCITLFCPECDKPIVLLYIAILLTHGNSAVNPIIYAFRIKKFRSAFRKIWQQYLCCKDTPALEIQPSDRKEMPNPEPQQVTPPPQPPQKEILKSDPPSPPEQQPPPPEQQEQQDQRTEPPQQPKEHPPLLEQNTV, translated from the exons ATGCCCGGATCACTTCTCTCCACGCAGACTCTCTACATCCTGATGGAGGTGGTGATCGCTCTCGCCTCTGTGATCGGTAACGTGATGGTGGTCTGGGCGGTGAAGATTAACAAGTCTTTACGAGACAACACGTTTTGTTTCATCGTCTCCCTGGCTCTGGCGGATATTGCAGTGGGAGCCCTCGTCATCCCTTTAGCCATCACCATCAGCATCGGACTCCAAACTCACTTCTACAGCTGCCTGCTGGTGGCGTGCACCGTGCTGGTGCTGACGCAAAGTTCAATCCTGGCTCTGCTGGCCATCGCGATTGACCGCTACCTAAGGGTCAAGATCCCAACCAG GTACAAGCGGGTGGTGACCCCTCGGCGGGCGGGGGTGGCGGTGGTGATATGTTGGACGGTGGCCTTCATCGTGGGGCTCACCCCCATGCTAGGCTGGAACAACCTGAAGCGCCTCCAGCAGAACGGCTCCATCGACTCTGACCTCATCATCACCTGCCAGTTTGAAAACGTCATCAGCATGGACTACATGGTCTATTTCAACTTCTTCGGCTGGGTGCTGCCGCCGCTGCTGGTCATGCTGGTCATCTACGCGGAGATCTTCTACGTGATCCACAAGCAGCTTAACAATAAGAAGTTCACCACCAGTCACGCGGACCCCAACAAGTACTATGACAAGGAGCTGAATCTGGCTAAATCGCTGGCGCTGGTTCTTTTTCTCTTCGCGGTCAGCTGGCTCCCCCTCCACATCATCAACTGCATCACACTCTTCTGCCCAGAGTGCGATAAGCCCATAGTCCTCCTCTACATCGCCATCCTGCTCACCCACGGCAACTCTGCCGTCAACCCAATTATCTACGCTTTCCGCATTAAGAAGTTCCGCTCGGCCTTCAGGAAAATCTGGCAGCAATACTTATGCTGCAAAGACACACCAGCTCTGGAGATTCAGCCCAGCGACAGGAAAGAGATGCCCAATCCAGAGCCACAGCAGGTGACGCCACCACCACAGCCCCCTCAGAAGGAAATCCTAAAATCAGacccaccatcaccaccagaACAGCAGCCGCCTCCAcctgagcagcaggagcagcaggatCAGAGGACCGAACCGCCCCAACAACCTAAAGAACATCCGCCCTTACTGGAGCAGAACACAGTCTAA